In Canis aureus isolate CA01 chromosome 25, VMU_Caureus_v.1.0, whole genome shotgun sequence, the genomic window CTAATTTCTTGAAAGAAATATTAACATATAATCAAACATATTACACCCCAATTACTTTTCACACCAAGGATTGGGGAAATTGCTTTTAGATGTTTTTCTAAGGAGGCCCTGACTTTAGGGAGCAGGGAAGAGGACCACTACAACAATAATGCTTCCTAAGCCACCCAAGGAAGCAATTATAAGTTGTGATAGTTCAGAAGATTTTAATTAGTGGAGCTAGAGTGTGAATAAATTGGAGGTTGGAGAGTGAGGTCTACAGATATTCTTGTCCCAATTCTGTCCCCCTTTTGGCAGGTAGCAACCTTTGTGTTTAAGTTAGATAGGGAATTCCCGCAGATTCAGAAACCGAAAACATAATTGGCTGATTTGCTTAGGAGCCAGACTGGGTCTATTCCATTTAATGAAAAGCATTACTTCTGACTGAGTCATTTGGGTTGGAAGGGACTTGTGGTGAGTCATCTTCACTCTAACACCCGAACCCTGACCTGCGCATGTACCACAGAACTTTTCTTCGCAAACCCAGACTCCTTCCTAAGTAGCTGAGCATCAGCACAAACATGCTGCTCTTTCCCGTGTTGGAAGAGGCAGTTCCATCATTCCCTTTACTCCCTGCGTTCCTTGATAGCTCCTTGAATTGACTCTCCTCCCTGAAAACTTCCTTGAGGATGATTTTTCTTTAGAGCAGAAGAGCTACATTTTGACTGAATCCATAGTTATCAGTATTAAGCATTTCCCccatatttctgaaaaaaaattttacaataatCACAGGCCATACAATACCATATTAGGATTGTAACAAATGCCATGCGAACTACTGTGCTATGGGATATTCGCAGGGGAATAGAATAATAGACTGTTATTGAGGCTGTATATACAACTTAAATATTTCAGACTTCTCTAAGTTGAAAGCCTCCTTAATTTGGATTCATTGCTCCTCACCTATGTATATCAGTTTGTACATGCTAGTTATTTACCCTGGTGTCAGTTCATGtcatattttgaaagtaaataaaatgctcTATGGATCTTATTCCTTGTTGATGATAAAGATAGGATTATATTCCTGATCTTCCAATTCAGTTGCCCGGTCAGAAATCCATTCTtcacaatattttaaatgcagaCATCTTTGAACCGTTCGTAGTGTTAACAGCATTTCAGATTTAGCATTAAGGAAATCGTTGTTTTCTAATATTATATCAACAATTACCCctaaaaggcagaaagaagcttTGTACCTCACAagagaaatgctattttaaaCTGGACAGAGTTGTACCATCTTTGTAGACTTTTTATAAAACAGAAGGATAGAATGATCATTCCTTTTCTCATGAGAACCATCCTGGGAAAGTGCAGTGCTTGGGTTAAGAAGGCACTGTGACTCACAGTTGACAGGCTGGCCAAGATGACAGGCGTATATGCCAGGCAGAGGGGGCATAAGCAGTGGTGGCCTGATTAGGACAGACCGACCATTAAAACTTTTGGCTTTGGGGTTAAGCTAGAATGAGCTGTATTATACATTTGGAGAGCAATACAAATGGGGTGGTTATCTGCCAGGAATTGCGAAAGAAATAAAAACCCCAGATACTATAAATGATCACTAGTTAAGAACTTCTTTTAATTGACGCTTTGCTAAAAGGTACTTATTCAACTGCAATACTTAGGAAATATGCAATTAATTCAGtcctattctttaaaaatgttactagAGAGTATAACTATATTGTGCCCAAACCTCAAATTTGTATATTATTAAAAGTTTCCAGAATACTAGCTGTTACCATAAACTAAGTGAATTTTAATCTAGTCACATATGGCACCTTCAAAAAGGAAGAGAGACTCCTTCATGCCTCATTTAAGCCAGGCTCCTGTTAAATTCCTTTCCATTAAGTCATGTCTTTTTTGAACAAGCTGCATGGCTTAAAGTTGGTCCACACACCAAAATACTAAAAGGAAGCTGGTATACTGGCTATCGGGTCTAGAGAAGTAATGCTGGTATTTTCATGTCTTACTCCTCTTTGGTTCACAGTACACCTAAGAAATCTCTCAATTTCCCCAGGGATCATCCAAACTCTAGCAATCCTAGTTCCTTATTTGGGAGATGAAAAAATGGACTTCTTGGAGCAGTAAGCTTGGCCTTCAAGGAAACTGATACATTGCTACCATTTGCCCACTGTCAGGGTTTCCACCTCAGGCTTTTTACTCTATGCCCTTCACTTCTTGGTTTCCTCAACATATACCTCCGCTTCCATAGGATAAAGGGTTGAGGTAGTTGAAAGGCAATCTCTGGCTTCCGAATCAGGGGACCTGGTTTTTAGATGCTTGGTTCTATCTGTTCTCATTTTGTGGGCAagggcaagtcatttaatctctctgaacctcaactTCCCtacctataaaatgaagataatgccATTTTTATCGTTCTTTTTCTCTGAGGAGTTAAAAAAGCTGTACTAATGAAGGCAAATAAGGGACCCAGCGATGGTGTGTCAGAGAGGTAGGAATACATGGTAGATAGCCCTGGGAGGTACCCTGAGACACTTGAAAATGAAGCACTCTGAAGAGTTACACAGTGGTAGAAATGGGAGTAAGGTAAGATGGGGTTGAAGCAGGGCATGATATGACTCATTAATGTATGTGACCCCTACATATGGTTCATCATATATGTGGAGAATAATGTGGATGGACATTTAAACAAGAGTCAGGCTGCCATCTGAATGGATTGATGGGAGATGAGTTTATTCTTTTCCACTATATTTTCATTAAAGTGTTGTTTAAACAGAAAAgtcggggaatccctgggtggctcagtggtttagtgcctgcctttggcccagggtatgatcttggattcccaggattgagtcacatgtcgggctccctgcatggagcctgcttctccctctgcctgttgtctctgcctctctctgtctctgtgtgtgtgtgtgtgtgtgtgtgtgtgtcatgataaataaataaaatctttaaaaaaataaaaaagaaacagaaaagtcacTTCATACTTGTTCCTAGAGATGTTTTTTAGGACAAAGAGAACAAGTAGAAAAGTGAATGTCTCAATTAAGGATAATACCCTCTGAAATTCTGAACTTAAAAATAACTTGATGCATGGGAGAAATAGAATCATCTCAATTTAAACACAGAGAAAACCGTTTTAAAGACACTACCCACTACTTTACAGAAAAATACAcgtactctgtctctctctgacacTTGGCTTTCAAATGTAGGTAGGTCCTTGGTAGCCTGTAGTCTATCATATTAAAATTCAGTCTGTTAGATAGTTCCCTCGACAGGCTTTACTGCTCACGTCATCCtcagcctttgtttcttttactcttaCAGCTTGCAGTTCTTTGAGTTTCAGTACTATTGGCATCTTGTTAGGGGagcagagtgtgtgtgcatgtatatgtgtgtgtgtgtgtgtgtgtgtgtgtgtgtgtgtgtgtgtgaggtgcaTGTGCCTGGGTGAGTAGTCAGGTAAATTCACCCTCCTTTTAATTTCACAAGCTGGAACTTCTGGATTTATTTTCCCAACACAAGtctgaaaaatgtgaaaataagtttAGTGGTTTCTGTCCATTGCTGAGAATAACTGAATCATAATGTTTTCAGTTGAGAAGAGAGCCTAGAAATCTCTGAATCTGACTCCTTCCTTTTCAGTGGAGAGGCCGATGTTCTCAGCAAAGTCACAGATCTAGATAGAATAGCATAAATGAGATTTGGGGCTGCAGACTCCTAAGTGCCCACACTCCCTTCCCACCCTGCTCTATCCCCGCTCCACAAGCTTGCTGCCCTTCCAGCTTACACTCTGTATAGGACCAACTAGAAAACTAAAGGCCTTTCCTCTTGTCTTTGAGGTTTATACCAAcaactaaaatattcttttcttcctctcctgcctttttttcttaaagcaaaagAGCTGTGTCTGAACATCAGCTCCTTCATGACAAGGGGAAATCTATCCAAGACTTACGGCGACGATTCTTCCTTCATCACCTGATTGCAGAAATCCACACAGCAGAAATCAGAGCTACCTCGGAGGTTTCCCCCAACTCCAAGCCTGCTCCCAACACAAAGAACCACCCCGTCCGATTTGGGTCTGATGATGAGGGCAGATACCTAACTCAGGAAACCAACAAGGTGGAGACATACAAGGAGCAGCCACTGAAGACAcctggcaagaaaaagaaaggcaaacccGGAAAACGCAaggagcaggaaaaaaagaaacgtCGAACTCGGTCTGCCTGGCTAAACTCTGGCGTGGCTGGAAGTGGGCTAGAAGGCGACCACCCATATGACATCTCAGCAACATCGCTGGAGCTCAATTTACGGTAACTGGCTTCTATGCCTCATAGTCTTTCCTTGGTGCTCTCAGCTGGGGTGTGTTAGTGTCCCTTCCACCATGTCCATAGGCTTGGACAAACCTAGAATGTCCTCCCTTCCTGTCCCTCTATCAATCGCTCCACAATTTAAAAGCTTACAAAAGCAAGATGGTTCAGTATATCATCTGCCTTCAAGCAGTGTCCTCCCACCCCTTAAATGCAAACAGGGGTTGGATAACCTGTTTCTCTTCGTCCACCATCACAACCCCAATACCAGTCCTTAACTACTCTACTAAAGAATTTCTCTTCTTAGTCAGGCTTCAGAAGCCAGGGACCACCTTCATCAATTGCTGGCGAAGTGTATTTATTCCCCTACTCTCACACCTTGGCAAACTTTCTGGACCgttttctcatttcttactttttttcacTTCAGGGGCAAACACAGAAGGCTTTGAAATTATCTATGAACACTACAGAACAATACCATACCATAGACAATTCTGAGTCGgtcacatttttcatttaattatatttaacttGGTTCGGGCATTGCCACCAACAGGATCTTTTCTTGGTTTTTACTTTTCAGCCTAGCTCTCCCGTGGGGTTTGAAAGAGGAAACCACACAAGGACATGTCATATGCAGCTAATGATCTCGTTAATTAGAGTCCCTTGTTACTTCTGCAGGCCTTTCCTCTGACTAGTAGAGATAGGATTACGGAGTGATGTTTCAAAGGGGAGTTTGAACCTGTGTACCATCACTTCGCTCTTTGAGTTAGGTTGACAAAACTCATCATTAAATAGCATATAAAATGCTAATTATCTTGGACAAATATTTCCACTTCAGTAACTAAGGAATAATAAAACTAGAGAAACCATCAGCAGAGTGAATGACCTAGTCTCCAAATACTTAATGGATCTATCGTGGGTAAAGAACTCTATAAATCTTGGCTCAAAGCACATATTCAATGTATTTTGagataggatcttttttttttttttaatttttatttatttatgatagtcacacacacacacagagagagagagagaaagagagaggcagagacacaggcagagggagaagcaggctccatgcaccgggagcccgacgtgggattcgatcccggatctccaggatcgtgccctgggccaaaggcaggcgccaaactgctgcgccacccagggatccctattttgagATAGGATCTTAACTGTACATTATTTATTCCTAATGCGAGGGCTTTATTGTCAGAACCTATTTTTATCCATTGTCTTACTCTcggtgtgtgtacatacatatgttAGAGttctaaaaacaaaagtataatttttttatggatttcatttatttaggatttGCAGTGCTTAGAAGTATCTGGGAATTTAATGAAATTCAGCACTCATCAGTTCTTATGCCCAAAGCTACCCTAAGTTAAAGGAGATCTAGTAAAAATTAGGCAGTGGCCTAATCAAATCCAGACCCAGGACTGAAAGAAATAGAATGCTTCtactttctcctttctgttccctGGTTGTGAGGGACATTCATGGAAAGCACTGTTTGTTTGGCAGCCGGATGTTGGCACTCTCCCAGTACAACCCAAGAGAGGTGCAGAGAAGATCGGGGAAATTTAGGAGTGTACTGATGAGAATATATGGGGCCATGCAAATGTTCTAATCCAAAGAGAATCTTTTCAGAATAACTACTTTAAAGTTTTGTAAGCAAACAGTCTTTTATTAGTGTCCTCTCTTTAGTCTCTTTGCATTCTTATACAGTGATCTGAGGTCTGATGATATGGCAAGCACGTATGTAGTATTTCTTATATGTAGTATTTCTTAAGAGAAATTATTCAGTATATGTAGTAGTATTTGTTAAGAGAAATTATTCAGCTAACACGCTCCTCTGACATGAACCAGTGGGGAATATATAGTTTAAATGTTGGAAACTACGTTTTGGAATTTTTGATGTTGCAAATGAGATGTCCAGATACAGTAGGACTTATTTAGTTACCATATATTTTGCCTTCATAAATACTGACTTAGAAATAATACAAAagcttttaaatattcaaaagagACTCTCAAGTGCTttcatacacacacgcacacaaaatatacacatatattttcagGTCATGTTATATGTTTTGCTTGGCTGTTCCAAAATGTGCCATTTTAACAAGCAAACTGGCTGGACAAggggaaatataattaaaagatcTTTTCCTtggtcttttattccttttctctttctttccttctgaggaAATAATTGTTCAAAATACTCTTCATTCCTTCCCTGCTTACATTATTCTTAAGTTCAAGTCATTAGATGCTGCTCAGtacaagaacattttaaaattgatacAGCACACAAATTATTGAGTTTTATGGTCTTTTGGATTTTATTGGTAACATACATCCACATCTACCcaccattaaaatttttaatctgaaattattttctctgtaattAGGAGCTATTTTGCCATTCCAATCAAAACTATTGGTGAAGAGGCCATTTCTTAAGACATTAAAATCCCCTAAATGTTcagcttgtttttctttcttcaagctGCACATAAAGTTCCTAACTTGTCAAGAGCTGTCTCTTCTGTAGGTCTCACTCCCATATGGGTCTGCCATCCAAAACTCTGCCTACACACTGGCTATTAATGCAATGGCACAGCCAATTGAGTTCCATTCTATAGTTGCTTCCCTAGAAACCACTAAAATAGACGacacaagagaagagaaaggcagagagagaagcagagaaaaatgcTCTTAGCCTATCTTAAAATACTGTCACTATAGTGTTTTTAGAAAGGGTTAGAAAAGGTGTCAATCCCAGATGGTAATTTATTCTGCATAATAAACACTGCTGTTTTAAACGTTAAATCAATTGATTCTTATTCTCTAATTTAAGATGGGCTTTCTCAATTTCTAATTCCAGATCAGTTCCAAAAACCAGCAGAGCGAGAGACAAATTAATTCTTAGTTTTGACTCCAAAAACTAAAATCCAAAAATAGTTTCATTCATTACTGTTTAAGGACAGCTAATGGAATGGTTGATATCAACAAATCATCAACCAAACATATGGCTTAATTATGCATCTTTCCAATATTTACTCCAAGCCACACACTTTACTGTCCTAAAAGCCATTATCTTAGTGAAAGATTGGCCAAATGGAAACCTGAACAGAATAAGCAACCTTTGGATCACCTTCATCAGGGATCGCTGAGGAATAAACTTCTAGCAAGGTGTATTTGATGATGGATTGTACA contains:
- the PTHLH gene encoding parathyroid hormone-related protein, with amino-acid sequence MLRRLVQQWGVAVFLLSYSVPSCGRSVEELGRRLKRAVSEHQLLHDKGKSIQDLRRRFFLHHLIAEIHTAEIRATSEVSPNSKPAPNTKNHPVRFGSDDEGRYLTQETNKVETYKEQPLKTPGKKKKGKPGKRKEQEKKKRRTRSAWLNSGVAGSGLEGDHPYDISATSLELNLRRH